One Burkholderia vietnamiensis LMG 10929 genomic window carries:
- a CDS encoding aspartyl/asparaginyl beta-hydroxylase domain-containing protein: MSVAYDYAAGLLRTLYDRHIDGSAVLDTAAFPDAVRFVGAWRDIQAEALAVARDMPRIPRFHEIMREQRDISANDARDWRMFIMQAYGQPFPRNLSRCPTVESLVATSPDVLSASLSFLAPGKHIPPHRGPFRGILRGYLVLSMPTRADGTPAAVLKVDGREYRLDEGRFLLWDDTFVHEVWNDSDDVRIVLLLDIRRRGMPRWLTWLSNAVIGIVRLGIRIRGRSIPV; encoded by the coding sequence ATGTCCGTCGCTTACGACTACGCAGCCGGCCTGCTTCGCACGCTGTACGACCGCCATATCGACGGCAGCGCGGTGCTCGACACGGCCGCGTTTCCCGATGCCGTGCGTTTCGTTGGCGCATGGCGCGACATCCAGGCAGAGGCGTTGGCCGTGGCGCGCGACATGCCGCGCATCCCGCGCTTTCACGAGATCATGCGCGAGCAGCGCGACATCTCCGCCAACGACGCGCGCGACTGGCGGATGTTCATCATGCAGGCTTACGGTCAGCCGTTCCCGCGCAACCTGTCGCGCTGCCCGACGGTCGAGTCGCTCGTCGCGACGTCGCCGGACGTGCTGTCCGCATCGTTGTCGTTCCTCGCGCCGGGCAAGCACATCCCGCCGCATCGCGGGCCGTTTCGCGGCATCCTGCGCGGCTACCTGGTGCTGTCGATGCCGACGCGCGCGGACGGCACGCCCGCCGCCGTGCTGAAGGTCGACGGCCGCGAATACCGGCTCGACGAAGGGCGCTTCCTGCTGTGGGACGACACGTTCGTGCACGAGGTATGGAACGACAGCGACGACGTGCGCATCGTGCTGCTGCTCGACATCCGCCGGCGCGGAATGCCGCGATGGCTCACGTGGCTGTCGAATGCGGTGATCGGCATCGTGCGGCTCGGGATCCGCATCCGCGGGCGCTCGATTCCCGTTTAG
- a CDS encoding GlxA family transcriptional regulator, translating to MTSDVPASPLAEPAPQRIRFGIVLLPNFTLTAFSGFVDMLRLSADDGDYSKPVRCAWSVIGETLAPVRASCGIQITPWETFENAEPFDYVVVVGGLLHSGPQAGPDTLEFIRRSAAGGATVVGICTGVFTLMRANVLDGYRTCVSWFHYWDFVERFPNADPDMLIADRLFVIDRRRITCSGGRASIDVAAAILLRHFDHATVQKALRILLVGEMQKGNAPQPHPPGLEPATHPKVKRAILLMEQHVGRALPLEELACKLDMSTRQLERLFKAETGKSPQAFAKQVRLRTAAWLLTSSDRTVADIASSCGFADASHLGREFRKQFGVPPAAYRERGGEAVDAGVAADAVAVADSVEDIPD from the coding sequence ATGACATCCGACGTACCCGCTTCCCCCCTCGCCGAACCGGCGCCGCAGCGCATCCGCTTCGGCATCGTGCTGCTGCCGAACTTCACGCTCACGGCCTTTTCGGGGTTCGTCGACATGCTGCGGCTGTCCGCCGACGACGGCGACTACAGCAAGCCGGTGCGCTGCGCGTGGAGCGTGATCGGCGAGACGCTCGCGCCGGTGCGGGCGAGCTGCGGGATCCAGATCACGCCGTGGGAAACCTTCGAGAACGCCGAGCCGTTCGACTACGTGGTCGTGGTCGGCGGGCTGCTGCATTCGGGGCCGCAAGCCGGCCCCGACACGCTGGAGTTCATCCGCCGCTCGGCCGCGGGCGGCGCGACGGTGGTCGGCATCTGCACCGGCGTGTTCACGCTGATGCGCGCGAACGTGCTCGACGGCTATCGCACCTGCGTCAGCTGGTTCCATTACTGGGATTTCGTCGAACGCTTTCCGAACGCCGACCCCGACATGCTGATCGCCGATCGCCTGTTCGTGATCGACCGGCGCCGCATCACGTGCTCGGGCGGGCGCGCGTCGATCGACGTCGCCGCCGCGATCCTGCTGCGCCATTTCGACCATGCGACCGTGCAGAAGGCGCTGCGCATCCTGCTGGTCGGCGAGATGCAGAAGGGCAATGCGCCGCAACCGCATCCGCCGGGACTCGAGCCGGCCACGCATCCGAAGGTCAAGCGCGCGATTCTTCTGATGGAACAGCACGTCGGGCGCGCGCTGCCGCTCGAGGAGCTCGCCTGCAAGCTCGACATGTCGACGCGCCAGCTCGAGCGGCTGTTCAAGGCCGAAACCGGCAAGAGCCCGCAGGCGTTCGCGAAGCAGGTGCGGCTGCGCACCGCCGCGTGGCTGCTGACCAGCTCCGACCGCACCGTCGCCGATATCGCGTCGAGTTGCGGGTTCGCCGACGCGTCGCACCTTGGCCGCGAATTCCGCAAGCAGTTCGGCGTGCCGCCGGCCGCCTATCGCGAGCGCGGCGGCGAAGCCGTGGACGCCGGCGTGGCGGCCGATGCCGTTGCCGTTGCCGATTCAGTCGAAGACATCCCGGACTGA
- a CDS encoding sarcosine oxidase subunit delta codes for MLLIECPWCGPRAESEFTCGGEADIVRPVANENMTDREWGEYVFMRENKRGLHREQWLHTQGCRRWFKVTRDTVTYEIKGYEKFGGAAGHAHEEGTSK; via the coding sequence ATGTTGCTGATCGAATGTCCGTGGTGCGGGCCGCGCGCCGAATCCGAGTTCACGTGCGGCGGCGAAGCCGACATCGTGCGCCCGGTCGCTAACGAGAACATGACCGACCGCGAATGGGGCGAGTACGTGTTCATGCGCGAGAACAAGCGCGGGCTGCACCGCGAGCAGTGGCTGCACACGCAGGGTTGCCGCCGCTGGTTCAAGGTGACGCGCGATACGGTCACCTACGAAATCAAAGGTTACGAAAAGTTCGGCGGGGCCGCCGGTCACGCACACGAAGAGGGCACGAGCAAATGA
- a CDS encoding sarcosine oxidase subunit alpha family protein, with protein sequence MSQKDRLGTGGRVNRAIPLTFTFNGRTYQGFQGDTLASALLANGVHFVARSFKYHRPRGIVTADVAEPNAVVQLETGPYTVPNARATEIELYQGLVATSVNAQPSLEHDKYAINQKLSRFMPAGFYYKTFMWPRNMWPKYEEKIREAAGLGKAPDVLDADRYDKCYAHCDVLVVGGGPSGLAAAHAAATAGARVILVDDQRELGGSLLSCRAEIDGKPALQWVEKIEAELRKLPDVTILSRSTAFGYQDHNLVTVTQRLTEHLPVSMRKGTRELLWKVRAKRVILATGAHERPIVFGNNDLPGVMLAGAVSTYVHRYGVLPGRNVVVFTNNDRAYQTALDLKACGAKVTVVDSRASSNGALPAAAKRQGVTVMSGAVVTAASGKWRVSSVDVASYSNGQTGGKLQSLACDLVAMSGGFSPVLHLFAQSGGKACWNDEKACFLPGKAVQPEASVGAAAGEFGLARALRLAVDAGAEAAKAAGFVAAQRAVAPQAAELVEGALQPLWLVGSREAAARGPKQFVDFQNDVAAADILLAAREGFESVEHVKRYTAMGFGTDQGKLGNINGMAILAQALGKTIPETGTTTFRPNYTPVSFGTFAGRETGDFLDPIRKTCVHEWHVEHGAMFEDVGNWKRPWYFPKKGEDLHAAVQRECLAVRNSVGILDASTLGKIDIQGPDAVKLLNWMYTNPWNKLEVGKCRYGLMLDENGMVFDDGVTVRLADQHFMMTTTTGGAARVLTWLERWLQTEWPDMKVRLASVTDHWATFAVVGPKSRKVVQKVCQDIDFGNEAFPFMSYRNGTVAGVKARVMRISFSGELAYEVNVPANAGRAVWEALMAAGAEFDITPYGTETMHVLRAEKGYIIVGQDTDGSVTPYDLGMGGLVAKSKDFLGKRSLSRSDTSKEGRKQFVGLLTADDQLVLPEGAQIIAKDTQVSAAEPTPMIGHVTSSYYSPILKRSIALAVVKGGLNKMGESVVIPLADGKRITATISSPVFYDTEGVRQHVE encoded by the coding sequence ATGAGCCAGAAAGACCGCCTCGGCACCGGTGGCCGCGTCAATCGCGCGATTCCGCTGACGTTCACGTTCAACGGCCGCACCTATCAGGGCTTCCAGGGCGACACGCTCGCGTCCGCGCTGCTCGCGAACGGCGTGCACTTCGTCGCGCGCAGCTTCAAGTACCACCGTCCGCGCGGGATCGTGACGGCCGACGTCGCCGAACCGAACGCCGTCGTGCAGCTCGAAACCGGCCCGTACACGGTGCCGAACGCACGCGCGACCGAGATCGAGCTGTACCAGGGCCTCGTCGCGACGAGCGTGAACGCGCAGCCGTCGCTCGAGCACGACAAGTACGCGATCAACCAGAAGCTGTCGCGCTTCATGCCGGCCGGCTTCTACTACAAGACCTTCATGTGGCCGCGCAACATGTGGCCGAAGTACGAAGAGAAGATCCGCGAGGCCGCCGGCCTCGGCAAGGCGCCGGACGTGCTCGACGCCGACCGCTACGACAAGTGCTACGCGCACTGCGACGTGCTCGTGGTCGGCGGCGGCCCGTCGGGCCTCGCCGCCGCGCATGCGGCCGCGACGGCCGGCGCGCGCGTGATCCTCGTCGACGATCAGCGCGAACTCGGCGGCAGCCTGCTGTCGTGCCGGGCCGAGATCGACGGCAAGCCGGCGCTGCAATGGGTCGAGAAGATCGAGGCCGAGCTGCGCAAGCTGCCCGACGTGACGATTCTGTCGCGCAGCACCGCGTTCGGCTATCAGGACCACAACCTCGTGACCGTCACGCAGCGCCTGACCGAGCACCTGCCGGTGTCGATGCGCAAGGGGACGCGCGAACTGCTGTGGAAGGTCCGCGCCAAGCGCGTGATCCTCGCGACCGGCGCGCACGAGCGCCCGATCGTCTTCGGCAACAACGACCTGCCGGGCGTGATGCTCGCGGGCGCGGTGTCCACCTACGTGCATCGTTACGGCGTGCTGCCGGGCCGCAACGTCGTCGTGTTCACGAACAACGACCGCGCGTACCAGACCGCGCTCGACCTGAAGGCATGCGGCGCGAAGGTGACGGTCGTCGATTCGCGTGCGTCGTCGAACGGCGCGCTGCCGGCCGCCGCGAAGCGGCAGGGCGTGACGGTGATGAGCGGCGCCGTCGTCACGGCGGCATCGGGCAAATGGCGCGTATCGTCGGTCGACGTCGCGTCGTATTCGAACGGGCAGACGGGCGGCAAGCTGCAGTCGCTGGCATGCGACCTGGTCGCGATGTCGGGCGGCTTCAGCCCGGTGCTGCACCTGTTCGCGCAGTCGGGCGGCAAGGCCTGCTGGAACGACGAGAAGGCGTGCTTCCTGCCGGGCAAGGCCGTGCAGCCCGAGGCGAGCGTGGGTGCGGCGGCCGGCGAGTTCGGTCTTGCCCGTGCGCTGCGGCTCGCGGTCGATGCGGGCGCCGAGGCCGCGAAGGCGGCGGGCTTCGTCGCTGCGCAGCGCGCGGTCGCGCCGCAGGCCGCGGAACTCGTCGAAGGCGCACTGCAGCCGCTGTGGCTGGTCGGCAGCCGTGAGGCCGCGGCACGCGGGCCGAAGCAGTTCGTCGACTTCCAGAACGACGTGGCCGCGGCCGACATCCTGCTGGCCGCGCGCGAAGGCTTCGAATCGGTCGAGCACGTGAAGCGCTACACCGCGATGGGCTTCGGCACCGATCAAGGCAAGCTCGGCAACATCAACGGGATGGCGATCCTCGCGCAGGCGCTCGGCAAGACGATTCCGGAAACGGGCACGACGACGTTCCGCCCGAACTACACGCCCGTGTCGTTCGGCACGTTCGCGGGCCGCGAGACCGGCGACTTCCTCGATCCGATCCGCAAGACCTGCGTGCACGAATGGCACGTCGAGCATGGCGCGATGTTCGAGGACGTCGGCAACTGGAAGCGGCCGTGGTACTTCCCGAAGAAGGGCGAGGACCTCCATGCGGCCGTGCAGCGCGAATGCCTCGCGGTGCGCAACAGCGTGGGCATTCTTGATGCGTCGACGCTCGGCAAGATCGACATCCAGGGCCCGGACGCGGTGAAGCTGCTGAACTGGATGTACACGAACCCGTGGAACAAGCTCGAGGTCGGCAAGTGCCGCTACGGGCTGATGCTGGACGAGAACGGCATGGTGTTCGACGACGGCGTGACGGTGCGCCTCGCCGACCAGCACTTCATGATGACGACCACCACGGGCGGCGCGGCGCGCGTGCTCACGTGGCTGGAGCGCTGGCTGCAGACGGAATGGCCGGACATGAAGGTGCGGCTCGCGTCCGTCACCGATCACTGGGCGACGTTCGCGGTGGTCGGCCCGAAGAGCCGCAAGGTCGTGCAGAAGGTCTGCCAGGACATCGATTTCGGCAACGAAGCGTTCCCGTTCATGAGCTACCGGAACGGCACCGTCGCCGGCGTGAAGGCGCGCGTGATGCGGATCAGCTTCTCGGGCGAACTGGCTTATGAAGTCAACGTGCCGGCCAATGCGGGCCGCGCGGTGTGGGAAGCGCTGATGGCGGCCGGTGCCGAGTTCGACATCACGCCGTACGGCACGGAGACGATGCACGTGCTGCGCGCGGAGAAGGGCTACATCATCGTCGGCCAGGACACCGACGGCTCGGTCACGCCGTACGACCTCGGGATGGGCGGGCTCGTCGCGAAGTCGAAGGACTTCCTCGGCAAGCGCTCGCTGTCGCGCTCCGATACGTCGAAGGAAGGCCGCAAGCAGTTCGTCGGCCTGCTGACCGCGGACGACCAGCTGGTGCTGCCGGAAGGCGCGCAGATCATCGCGAAGGACACGCAGGTGTCGGCCGCCGAGCCCACGCCGATGATCGGCCACGTGACGTCGAGTTATTACAGCCCGATCCTGAAGCGCTCGATCGCGCTCGCAGTGGTGAAGGGCGGCCTGAACAAGATGGGCGAGAGCGTCGTGATTCCGCTGGCCGACGGCAAGCGCATCACCGCGACGATTTCGAGCCCGGTTTTCTACGATACCGAAGGGGTGCGCCAGCATGTGGAATGA
- a CDS encoding sarcosine oxidase subunit beta family protein, whose amino-acid sequence MSRYSIFSLFRNGLSYHENWEKQWKSPEPKKEYDVVIVGGGGHGLATAYYLAKEHGITNVAILEKGWIGGGNTARNTTIVRSNYLWDESAALYEKAMKLWEGLSQDLNYNVMFSQRGVMNLAHTLQDVRDTERRVNANRLNGVDAEFLTPAQVKEIEPTINLNSRYPVLGASIQRRAGVARHDAVAWGFARGADRAGVDIIQNCQVTGIRREGGAVVGVDTVKGFIKAKKVAVVAAGNTTTLADMAGVRLPIESHPLQALVSEPIKPVVNSVIMSNAVHAYISQSDKGDLVIGAGIDQYTGFGQRGSFHIIEGTLQAIIEMFPVFSRVRMNRQWGGIVDVSPDACPIISKTDVKGLYFNCGWGTGGFKATPGSGWVFAHTIARDEPHPLNAPFALDRFYTGHLIDEHGAAAVAH is encoded by the coding sequence ATGAGCCGCTACTCGATATTCAGCCTGTTCCGCAACGGCCTCTCGTATCACGAGAACTGGGAGAAGCAGTGGAAGAGCCCGGAACCGAAGAAGGAATACGACGTCGTGATCGTCGGCGGCGGCGGCCACGGCCTCGCGACCGCGTACTACCTCGCGAAGGAGCACGGCATCACCAACGTCGCGATCCTCGAGAAGGGCTGGATCGGCGGCGGCAACACCGCGCGCAACACGACGATCGTGCGCTCGAACTATCTGTGGGACGAATCGGCCGCGCTGTACGAGAAGGCGATGAAGCTGTGGGAGGGCCTGTCGCAGGATCTCAACTACAACGTGATGTTCAGCCAGCGCGGCGTGATGAACCTAGCGCACACGCTGCAGGACGTGCGTGACACCGAGCGGCGCGTCAACGCGAACCGGCTGAACGGCGTCGATGCCGAATTCCTCACGCCGGCCCAGGTCAAGGAAATCGAGCCGACCATCAACCTGAACAGCCGCTACCCGGTGCTCGGCGCGTCGATCCAGCGCCGCGCGGGCGTCGCGCGTCACGACGCGGTGGCCTGGGGCTTCGCGCGCGGCGCCGACCGCGCCGGCGTCGACATCATCCAGAACTGCCAGGTGACGGGCATTCGCCGCGAAGGCGGCGCGGTGGTCGGCGTCGATACGGTGAAGGGCTTCATCAAGGCGAAGAAGGTCGCGGTGGTGGCCGCCGGCAACACGACGACGCTCGCCGACATGGCCGGCGTGCGCCTGCCGATCGAGAGCCACCCGCTGCAGGCGCTCGTGTCCGAGCCGATCAAGCCGGTGGTCAACTCGGTGATCATGTCGAACGCGGTGCATGCGTACATCAGCCAGTCCGACAAGGGCGACCTCGTGATCGGCGCGGGCATCGATCAATACACGGGCTTCGGCCAGCGCGGCAGCTTCCACATCATCGAAGGCACGCTGCAGGCGATCATCGAGATGTTCCCGGTGTTCTCGCGCGTGCGGATGAACCGTCAGTGGGGCGGCATCGTCGACGTATCGCCGGACGCCTGCCCGATCATCAGCAAGACCGACGTGAAGGGCCTCTATTTCAACTGCGGATGGGGCACCGGCGGCTTCAAGGCGACGCCGGGCTCGGGCTGGGTGTTCGCGCACACGATCGCGCGCGACGAACCGCATCCGCTGAACGCGCCGTTCGCGCTCGACCGCTTCTATACGGGCCACCTGATCGACGAGCACGGCGCCGCCGCCGTGGCGCACTGA
- a CDS encoding dihydroneopterin aldolase, whose protein sequence is MKPFDEPFVAIDAPRLRGRGWSVFVDELKVPARIGIHAHEHEAPQPVVIDARLGYRCEPSEEGEWIDYDGYCARVASFLSHKPHTRLLETLVADLAVMSFREWPALESLTLSMYKPKIRPGTKRVGVSLDWTRGDYLRWTGAAGQL, encoded by the coding sequence ATGAAGCCGTTCGACGAACCGTTCGTGGCGATCGATGCGCCGCGCCTGCGCGGGCGCGGCTGGAGCGTGTTCGTCGACGAACTGAAGGTGCCCGCGCGCATCGGCATTCATGCGCACGAGCATGAAGCGCCGCAGCCGGTCGTGATCGATGCGCGGCTCGGTTATCGCTGCGAGCCGAGCGAGGAAGGCGAGTGGATCGATTACGACGGCTACTGCGCGCGCGTCGCGTCGTTCCTGTCGCACAAGCCGCATACGCGGCTGCTGGAGACGCTCGTCGCCGATCTCGCGGTGATGTCGTTTCGGGAATGGCCGGCGCTGGAGTCGCTGACCTTGTCGATGTACAAGCCGAAGATCCGGCCGGGCACGAAACGCGTCGGCGTGTCGCTCGACTGGACGCGCGGCGATTACCTGCGGTGGACGGGCGCGGCGGGGCAGCTGTAA
- a CDS encoding L-serine ammonia-lyase gives MNVSAFDLFKIGIGPSSSHTVGPMIAACRFASHIDDANLLGFVRRVRVELYGSLGATGKGHGTDKAVLLGLEGHLPDTIDPDLIEPRLAAIRAEKSLTLLGRQTIRFEEKEHIGFFRKMMSGTSIVHPNGMRFQAFDEHGQLLVEKEYYSIGGGFVVNRDGDRVNGVRAAADVPYPFRTGDDLMRQCREHGLSIAELMLRNEAALRPADEVRAGLLAIWRTMAACVERGCKVEGELPGPMRVKRRAAELNGRLRARSEESLRDPLSMLDWVNLYAMAVNEENAAGGRVVTAPTNGAAGVIPAVLHYYVKFVPGSNEAGILEFLLTAAAIGIIYKETASISGAEVGCQGEVGVACSMAAAALAAVMGGTPDQVENAAEIGMEHNLGMTCDPVGGLVQIPCIERNAMGAIKALNASRMALKGNGQHYVSLDSVIKTMRETGADMKTKYKETSRGGLAVNVIEC, from the coding sequence ATGAACGTCAGCGCGTTCGACCTGTTCAAGATCGGCATCGGCCCGTCGAGTTCGCATACGGTTGGCCCGATGATCGCCGCGTGCCGCTTCGCGTCGCACATCGACGATGCGAACCTGCTCGGCTTCGTGCGCCGCGTGCGGGTCGAACTATACGGGTCGCTCGGTGCCACCGGCAAGGGCCACGGCACCGACAAGGCGGTGCTGCTCGGCCTCGAGGGCCATCTGCCGGACACGATCGATCCCGACCTGATCGAGCCGCGGCTCGCGGCGATCCGCGCGGAGAAGTCGCTGACGCTGCTCGGCCGGCAGACGATCCGCTTCGAGGAAAAGGAGCATATCGGCTTCTTCCGCAAGATGATGAGCGGCACCAGCATCGTTCACCCGAACGGGATGCGCTTCCAGGCCTTCGACGAGCACGGGCAGTTGCTCGTCGAGAAAGAGTATTACTCGATCGGCGGCGGCTTCGTCGTGAACCGCGACGGCGATCGCGTGAACGGCGTGCGTGCGGCGGCCGACGTGCCGTATCCGTTCCGCACCGGCGACGACCTGATGCGCCAGTGCCGCGAGCACGGGCTGTCGATCGCCGAGCTGATGCTGCGCAACGAAGCCGCGCTGCGCCCGGCCGACGAAGTGCGCGCGGGGCTGCTCGCGATCTGGCGCACGATGGCCGCGTGCGTCGAGCGCGGCTGCAAGGTCGAGGGCGAGCTGCCCGGCCCGATGCGCGTGAAGCGTCGTGCGGCCGAGCTGAACGGCCGCCTGCGGGCGCGCTCGGAGGAGTCGCTGCGCGATCCGCTGTCGATGCTCGACTGGGTCAACCTGTACGCGATGGCCGTCAACGAGGAGAACGCGGCGGGCGGCCGCGTCGTCACCGCGCCTACCAACGGCGCGGCCGGCGTGATCCCCGCGGTGCTGCACTACTACGTGAAGTTCGTGCCGGGCTCGAACGAAGCCGGCATCCTCGAATTCCTGCTCACGGCCGCGGCGATCGGCATCATCTACAAGGAAACCGCGTCGATCTCCGGCGCCGAAGTCGGCTGCCAGGGCGAAGTGGGCGTCGCGTGCTCGATGGCCGCGGCCGCGCTCGCGGCGGTGATGGGCGGCACGCCGGACCAGGTCGAGAACGCGGCCGAGATCGGCATGGAGCACAACCTCGGGATGACCTGCGACCCGGTCGGCGGGCTCGTGCAGATTCCGTGCATCGAACGCAACGCGATGGGCGCGATCAAGGCGCTGAACGCGTCGCGCATGGCGCTCAAGGGTAACGGCCAGCACTACGTGTCGCTCGATTCGGTCATCAAGACGATGCGCGAGACCGGTGCCGACATGAAGACGAAATACAAGGAAACGTCGCGCGGCGGCCTCGCCGTGAACGTCATCGAATGCTAA
- a CDS encoding cytochrome b: MSTPARYDVVARLLHWLIVALIVAQYLIGWTMPDVHRDTQPVGLIAAHLLVGTALVAAMVCRVLWRVRHRPPADTLSPTMRKLSGATHFALYALLIVVPLLGWINASSRAWAVTLLGVLPLPALSEAGSQFGHAMGDVHGVLAWVLFAGICLHVAAALAHRFVLRDQTMQRMMPW, from the coding sequence ATGTCCACACCCGCACGCTATGACGTCGTCGCACGTCTTCTTCACTGGTTGATCGTGGCGCTCATCGTCGCGCAGTACCTGATCGGCTGGACGATGCCCGACGTGCATCGCGATACGCAACCGGTCGGCTTGATCGCCGCACACCTGCTCGTCGGCACCGCGCTGGTCGCCGCGATGGTGTGCCGCGTGCTGTGGCGCGTGAGGCATCGCCCGCCCGCCGACACGCTGTCGCCCACGATGCGCAAGTTGTCCGGCGCCACCCATTTCGCGCTCTATGCGCTGCTGATCGTCGTGCCGCTGCTCGGCTGGATCAATGCGTCGTCGCGCGCATGGGCCGTCACGCTGCTCGGCGTCCTGCCGCTGCCGGCGCTGTCGGAAGCCGGATCGCAGTTCGGGCACGCGATGGGCGACGTGCACGGCGTGCTCGCGTGGGTGCTGTTCGCCGGCATCTGTCTGCACGTCGCGGCCGCACTCGCGCATCGCTTCGTGCTGCGCGACCAGACCATGCAGCGGATGATGCCGTGGTGA
- a CDS encoding sarcosine oxidase subunit gamma: MWNETRNQTPVAGAGVTLESPFVGAADVLKPHQARASKKFTLRERPFLDLVNVRGEPGDAAFVAAFERVVGCQPPSAANTVARGVGYDVLWLGPDEWLVRSNGPVQAGVLEGQLAEAMQGLYAAAVDVGSGYTVVEISGERVRDVIARGCPLDLHPRMFKPGQCAQSHYFKSPITLIPTGDDTFEIVLRRSFADYFVRIMLDAAAPLAS, encoded by the coding sequence ATGTGGAATGAAACCAGAAACCAGACGCCGGTGGCAGGCGCGGGCGTCACGCTTGAATCGCCGTTCGTCGGCGCGGCCGATGTGCTGAAGCCGCATCAGGCGCGCGCATCGAAGAAGTTCACGCTGCGCGAGCGGCCGTTCCTCGATCTCGTCAACGTGCGCGGCGAGCCGGGCGACGCGGCGTTCGTCGCCGCGTTCGAGCGGGTGGTCGGCTGCCAGCCGCCGTCGGCCGCCAACACGGTCGCGCGCGGCGTCGGATACGACGTGCTGTGGCTCGGCCCCGACGAGTGGCTCGTGCGCTCGAACGGGCCCGTGCAGGCCGGCGTGCTCGAAGGGCAGCTGGCCGAGGCGATGCAGGGGCTGTATGCGGCGGCCGTCGACGTCGGCAGCGGCTACACGGTCGTCGAGATCAGCGGCGAACGCGTGCGCGACGTGATCGCGCGCGGCTGCCCGCTCGATCTGCATCCGCGCATGTTCAAGCCGGGCCAGTGCGCGCAGTCGCACTACTTCAAGTCGCCGATCACGCTGATTCCGACCGGCGACGATACGTTCGAGATCGTCCTGCGCCGCAGTTTCGCCGACTATTTCGTGCGCATCATGCTCGACGCCGCAGCGCCGCTGGCATCATGA
- the otnI gene encoding 2-oxo-tetronate isomerase: MPRFAANLSMMYTEHAFLERFAAASYDGFRAVEYLFPYDFAAEDIRARLDAHDLEQALFNAPPGDWDAGERGIASLPGRDDEFRRGIDRALDYARVLGNKKLHVMAGIVAPGADRARQRDTYVANLRHAAQAAAAHGVTILIEPINPRDMPGYFLNRQDDAHAICAEVGAPNLKVQFDCYHCQIVEGDLATKLRRDFASIGHIQIAGVPERHEPDVGELNYPYLFALIDALGYDGWIGCEYRPKAGTSEGLGWLRPYL; encoded by the coding sequence ATGCCCCGCTTCGCCGCCAATCTGTCGATGATGTACACCGAGCACGCGTTCCTCGAACGCTTCGCCGCCGCGTCGTACGACGGCTTTCGCGCCGTCGAGTATCTGTTCCCGTACGACTTCGCGGCCGAGGACATCCGCGCGCGCCTCGACGCGCATGACCTCGAGCAGGCGCTGTTCAACGCGCCGCCCGGCGACTGGGACGCCGGCGAACGCGGAATCGCGTCGCTGCCGGGCCGCGACGACGAATTCCGCCGCGGCATCGACCGCGCGCTCGACTATGCGCGCGTGCTCGGCAACAAGAAGCTGCACGTGATGGCCGGGATCGTCGCGCCGGGCGCGGACCGCGCGCGCCAGCGCGACACCTACGTCGCGAACCTGCGCCACGCGGCGCAGGCCGCCGCCGCGCACGGCGTCACGATCCTGATCGAGCCGATCAACCCGCGCGACATGCCCGGCTATTTCCTGAACCGCCAGGACGATGCGCATGCGATCTGCGCGGAAGTCGGCGCGCCGAACCTGAAGGTGCAGTTCGACTGCTATCACTGCCAGATCGTCGAAGGCGACCTCGCGACCAAGCTCAGGCGCGACTTCGCGAGCATCGGCCACATTCAGATCGCCGGCGTACCCGAGCGGCACGAGCCCGACGTCGGCGAACTGAACTACCCGTACCTGTTCGCGCTGATCGACGCGCTCGGCTACGACGGCTGGATCGGCTGCGAATACCGCCCGAAGGCCGGCACGTCCGAAGGGCTCGGCTGGCTCCGGCCGTACCTGTAA